A genomic window from Sorex araneus isolate mSorAra2 chromosome 2, mSorAra2.pri, whole genome shotgun sequence includes:
- the LOC101541673 gene encoding fetuin-B-like, with protein MMLLLSLVLCALTAGCRASFPAQQAVTLSPVLARSCNDKDVLSFAGFALDDINKDRKDGYVLSLNRVSDAREQRQADGMGSLFYLTLDVLETECHVLSGKSSKDCEKRSLHESVYGQCKALFYINKPKRVLYTHAYNCTLRPVSRRSIQMMCPDCPSPSDVSNPRVLEAATESLAKYNRESKSKQYSLVKVTKATSQWVNGPAYFVEYLIKESPCTKSQGSRCTLQSSNAEPVGLCQGSLTKVGTEKFVDVNCNFFNSQAAGLGSKTSAVKQEPAREPKQRNTSPSTSKGSVQNLPDLDDEKTKGSQKRGPVEAFPVNLDLTTNPQGTTVDISSLFIGGSNEKLLVLPFPKKEKRSAQCPGTAEVANSSILPP; from the exons ATGATGCTGCTCCTTTCCCTGGTGCTCTGCGCCCTGACTGCAGGCTGCAGAGCTTCATTTCCAGCCCAGCAGGCTGTCACACTATCACCTGTCCTGGCCCGCAGCTGCAATGACAAGGATGTGCTGTCCTTTGCTGGTTTTGCCCTGGACGACATCAACAAGGACAGGAAGGATGGCTATGTACTCAGCCTTAACCGAGTGAGCGATGCCCGGGAACAGAGACAG GCTGATGGTATGGGGTCTTTGTTCTATCTCACCCTGGATGTGTTAGAGACAGAGTGCCACGTGCTCAGTGGGAAGTCCTCTAAGGACTGTGAGAAGAGGAGTCTGCATGAATCA GTTTATGGTCAATGCAAAGCACTATTTTACATTAACAAACCAAAAAGAGTTCTCTACACACATGCTTATAACTGCACTCTTCGTCCAG TTTCTCGAAGAAGCATTCAAATGATGTGCCCTGACTGCCCCAGCCCCAGTGACGTGTCAAATCCTAGGGTGTTAGAAGCTGCCACTGAATCTCTTGCAAAATACAACCGTGAGAGCAAATCAAAGCAGTACTCTCTCGTCAAGGTCACCAAGGCAACTAGCCAG TGGGTTAATGGCCCTGCCTACTTTGTGGAATATTTAATCAAAGAATCACCATGCACCAAATCCCAGGGCAGCCGCTGTACACTTCAGAGCTCTAATGCTGAG CCTGTTGGTCTTTGCCAAGGTTCTCTGACTAAAGTCGGAACAGAAAAATTCGTCGACGTGAACTGCAACTTCTTTAACTCACAG GCGGCTGGTCTCGGAAGTAAAACCTCTGCTGTGAAGCAGGAACCTGCAAGGGAGCCCAAGCAGAGAAACACAAGCCCGTCCACCTCAAAAGGATCTGTCCAGAACCTCCCTGACCTGGATGACGAGAAGACCAAAGGCTCCCAGAAAAGGGGTCCTGTGGAGGCCTTCCCTGTAAATCTGGATCTGACCACCAATCCCCAGGGAACTACCGTGGACATCTCCTCCCTCTTCATTGGGGGTAGTAACGAGAAGCTGCTTGTTCTCCCTTTCCCGAAAAAGGAGAAACGCTCTGCTCAGTGTCCAGGAACAGCTGAGGTGGCCAACTCTTCTATTCTCCCCCCATAA